One region of Purpureocillium takamizusanense chromosome 4, complete sequence genomic DNA includes:
- a CDS encoding RING-type E3 ubiquitin transferase (BUSCO:EOG09260OE9~EggNog:ENOG503NW30~COG:L), whose amino-acid sequence MPRTKVTARRPKPFRPDSKVGIDDPIPAEVVQYILAIPSSSAGIDDATESSAAEPPNKRLKLDPRPDLAISVAKSQVSFRRPCTEDTPKTSTKTFHDVEGYLRIGLSKGYMTTGIPLRDGTLQGRGLALSSPSTSPIGKLDTLIALRPREAAKQAIQIFDTPAHSIAHNEPGRLWKAMGIAVECDGKMTTVTVALELFWNSTPSPFFRLRRILERKDSQAVINAFYPTVAPDKAWSPMDFYDAAFVPPKDDSHAASIEVPGLEATLFPYQKRTLKWLLAREGMEWDAEESRLRPLSKQGSTSRIDTFRDVRDSSGDTVFVSDVFQTITRDKSLYEEADRAIKGGILAEEMGLGKTLEILGLILLNSCMDLPTLTKDPKGRTSSRATLIVTPESLRQQWVSEMARHAPSLRVKHYEGCKKLQGEEDDIVQDLAEHDIVITTYSVLSAEVHFAQEPPKRPRRYERAYPRMMSPLVKISWWRLCLDEAQMIENGYSQAAIVARALPRVNSWGITGTPVKDDVKDLLGLLSFLGYEPYCSASHVWQALINNHKPVFQQIFRAISLRHTKALVRDEIMLPPQKRYVISMPFTAVEEQHYQSLFKEMAEECGFDLEGSPVDEHWEPEKYEDAMRVWLNRLRQTTLHPEVGVYSRRLLGSNKNRPMRTVDEVLNAMLEQSENAIRNDERAYISSRLTRGQLYENSPRVKVALDIWEQVRAETEKLVADARVRLTDAIRDQGGEEAVTKAESNDLSDLSESEAEHEDGENKGRISECRRRLRSSLELHHKAVFFCANAYFQIRDNAEMTEPESEEFKRLKKLEDEGYDQAKVIRREILRESNRKATRLMNKIKRRAANQQFTEIPELVIKSEKGLESARVVENLEDLYGELNDQANVVDEWREEVVQLLLRPLVDEEDEVETTGEELADSAKFQDLLMVYYQTLRAAIADRQDAITGQTNELVKHETETSIRLAKEGDGPAPEKLLEMLAKRAEVKPGRAQKSMRAAISDLRGLQTRLTRDTAPTAREAVEARIVAAHMTSTHAQLTAQNKAAAALESEIESFKTAMNTRLEYYRQLQAVSDAVLPYEGSKTDEAIAKMAQQEEDMRRKLSSAEAKHRYLLNLKEAGSKSNEPRMCVICQMPFTIGVLTVCGHQFCKECMTMWFKAHHNCPVCKRALKPSNLHDITIKPQQLQVTSEPSSSSNRAGSSNAAAASSPQQRRGSASIGPAAAPRKSAIYAEFNADQLAEIKNVDLDGPSFTTKVDTLVRHLVWLRESDPGAKSIVFSQYRDFLTVLRNAFRRFHIGHASIDEHAGIAKFKEDPAVEVFLLHARAHSSGLNLVNASHVFLCEPLLNTALELQAIARVDRIGQQHETTVWLYLVSGTVEESIHNLSVRRRMEHMGGGRRRHHYHHHHQDHRPDDANDREKEREATPEQLQLLDASIEAANTLELEHAALSRLMSKDRSAGEVVDKGDLWECLFGRPRQHVAAATGSEGVTEANSGSGGDGGRPIADPRLRDKAVMGYLAGEAAEQRRT is encoded by the exons ATGCCTCGAACAAAAGTTACAGCTCGGCGCCCCAAGCCTTTTCGACCGGACTCCAAAGTCGGCATTGATG ACCCGATTCCGGCCGAAGTCGTTCAGTACATCCTAGCCATACCTTCTTCATCCGCCGGCATTGATGACGCGACCGAAAGTTCTGCGGCCGAGCCGCCCAACAAGCGGCTCAAGCTTGATCCTCGCCCCGACCTCGCCATCTCTGTGGCCAAGAGCCAAGTATCGTTTCGTCGCCCCTGCACAGAGGACACACCGAAGACTTCCACCAAGACTTTTCACGATGTGGAAGGATACTTGCGAATCGGCCTTTCCAAAGGATACATGACGACGGGCATACCGCTGAGAGATGGCACTCTTCAGGGCAGGGGTCTAGCCCTGTCATCGCCTTCGACGTCCCCGATAGGGAAACTAGACACTTTGATAGCGCTCAGACCGCGAGAAGCTGCGAAACAGGCGATTCAAATATTCGATACCCCGGCGCACAGCATCGCACATAATGAACCTGGCCGTTTGTGGAAGGCGATGGGTATCGCAGTCGAGTGCGATGGCAAAATGACGACGGTGACCGTAGCCTTGGAGCTTTTTTGGAACTCGACACCATCCCCATTCTTCCGCTTGCGGAGGATTCTCGAGCGCAAAGATAGCCAAGCTGTCATCAACGCCTTCTACCCGACCGTTGCACCCGATAAAGCTTGGTCACCAATGGACTTTTACGACGCGGCATTCGTGCCACCAAAAGACGATAGCCATGCCGCATCGATAGAGGTTCCGGGGCTGGAGGCGACACTTTTTCCTTACCAGAAGCGTACGTTGAAGTGGCTTCTCGCAAGAGAGGGCATGGAGTGGGATGCCGAGGAATCACGACTTCGACCACTTTCGAAGCAGGGATCTACATCAAGAATCGACACGTTTCGAGATGTTCGCGATTCAAGTGGAGATACAGTGTTTGTCAGCGATGTATTCCAGACGATTACACGAGACAAGTCGCTCTACGAGGAAGCGGACAGGGCAATCAAAGGTGGCATCCTGGCGGAGGAGATGGGCCTAGGAAAGACCTTGGAAATACTGGGCCTCATACTTCTCAACTCCTGTATGGACCTACCGACCCTGACAAAAGATCCCAAGGGGCGCACATCAAGTCGTGCCACCCTCATTGTTACCCCCGAATCACTGCGACAGCAATGGGTGTCTGAAATGGCACGCCACGCGCCATCGCTGCGGGTCAAACACTACGAGGGCTGCAAGAAGCTTCAgggagaggaagacgacATTGTGCAGGACCTAGCGGAACACGACATTGTCATCACGACTTACTCTGTCTTGTCTGCCGAAGTCCATTTCGCTCAAGAGCCGCCAAAACGCCCTCGTAGATACGAGCGCGCGTATCCTAGGATGATGTCGCCGCTCGTCAAGATCTCATGGTGGAGACTCTGTCTGGACGAAGCACAGATGATTGAGAACGGGTACAGCCAAGCAGCAATCGTTGCACGAGCGCTGCCTCGCGTCAACTCCTGGGGAATCACCGGAACCCCTGTCAAGGACGACGTCAAGGACTTACTTGGCCTTTTGTCTTTCTTGGGTTACGAGCCATACTGCTCGGCATCACACGTCTGGCAAGCTTTGATAAACAATCACAAGCCGGTCTTCCAGCAGATATTCAGGGCAATATCGCTGCGACACACCAAGGCTCTGGTCCGAGACGAAATCATGCTCCCGCCACAGAAGAGATATGTCATCAGCATGCCCTTCACGGCTGTCGAGGAGCAACACTACCAGTCGCTTTTCAAGGAGATGGCTGAGGAATGCGGGTTCGACCTGGAGGGCTCTCCTGTAGACGAACACTGGGAGCCGGAAAAGTACGAAGATGCAATGAGGGTGTGGTTAAACCGTTTGCGACAGACGACGTTGCACCCAGAAGTTGGCGTGTATAGTCGCCGACTCCTGGGGTCAAACAAGAACCGACCGATGAGGACGGTGGATGAGGTTCTCAACGCCATGCTCGAGCAAAGCGAGAATGCAATTCGAAACGATGAGCGGGCGTATATCTCGAGCCGGCTCACGCGAGGTCAGCTGTATGAGAACAGCCCGCGCGTGAAAGTTGCACTTGACATCTGGGAGCAAGTGCGGGCGGAGACCGAAAAGCTTGTGGCGGATGCGAGGGTGAGACTTACGGATGCCATCCGCGATCAGggtggggaggaggccgTCACGAAGGCAGAGTCCAACGACTTGTCCGACTTGTCGGAATCAGAAGCTGAGCACGAAGATGGCGAGAATAAGGGGCGAATTAGCGAGTGCCGACGGCGGTTGCGTTCGTCGCTTGAGCTACATCACaaggccgtcttcttctgcgcCAACGCCTATTTTCAGATCCGGGACAATGCAGAAATGACAGAGCCAGAGTCAGAAGAGTTCAAGCGGCTCAAGAAGCTGGAAGATGAGGGTTACGATCAGGCCAAAGTCATCCGTCGAGAGATACTTCGTGAGAGCAATCGCAAGGCCACGCGGCTCATGAATAAGATCAAGCGCAGGGCTGCGAATCAGCAGTTCACGGAGATCCCGGAGCTTGTCATCAAGTCGGAAAAGGGCCTTgagagcgcgcgcgtcgtggaGAATCTCGAGGATCTCTACGGCGAGCTGAACGACCAGGCCAACGTGGTTGATGAGTGGCGGGAGGAAGTTGTGCAGCTACTTCTACGGcccctcgtcgatgaggaagacgaggtcgAGACGAcaggcgaggagctcgcagACTCTGCCAAGTTCCAAGACCTGCTCATGGTCTACTACCAAACCCTGAGGGCAGCCATAGCCGACCGCCAGGACGCCATTACAGGCCAGACAAACGAGCTCGTGAAGCACGAGACGGAAACGTCCATCAGGCTGGCCAAGGAAGGCGACGGACCTGCACCGGAGAAGCTCCTGGAAATGCTCGCGAAGCGTGCCGAGGTCAAGCCGGGACGGGCGCAAAAGTCGATGAGGGCTGCTATTAGCGACCTTCGTGGCCTGCAGACCAGGCTGACGCGCGATACGGCGCCGACTGCGAGAGAGGCGGTGGAAGCCCGCATCGTGGCTGCGCATATGACGTCGACACATGCGCAGCTCACAGCGCAAAacaaggccgcggcggcgctcgaaTCGGAGATTGAGAGCTtcaagacggccatgaaCACGCGTCTTGAATATTACcggcagctgcaggccgtgTCGGACGCAGTCCTACCTTACGAAGGCTCCAAGACAGACGAGGCAATTGCCAAGATGGCCCAGCAAGAAGAGGACATGCGGCGCAAGCtctcgtcggccgaggcaaaGCACCGATATC TTCTTAACTTGAAGGAAGCGGGCTCCAAGTCCAACGAGCCGCGCATGTGCGTCATCTGCCAGATGCCCTTCACGATTGGCGTCTTGACCGTCTGCGGCCACCAGTTCTGCAAGGAGTGCATGACCATGTGGTTCAAGGCGCACCACAACTGCCCCGTCTGCAAGAGGGCGCTCAAGCCTTCGAATCTTCACGACATCACCATcaagccgcagcagctgcaggtcACGAGCGAGCCGTCCTccagcagcaacagggcCGGTAGTagcaacgccgccgcggcgagctccCCCCAGCAGAGACGAGGCAGCGCCTCCATcggtcccgccgccgcaccgcgcaAGTCCGCCATCTACGCCGAGTTCAACGCGGACCAGCTGGCGGAGATCAAGAACGTGGACCTGGACGGACCCTCGTTCACGACAAAGGTGGACACGCTGGTCAGGCACCTCGTGTGGCTGCGCGAGTCGGACCCCGGCGCCAAGTCCATCGTCTTCTCCCAGTACCGCGACTTCCTGACGGTGCTGCGCAACGCCTTCCGGCGGTTCCACATTGGGCACGCCTCCATCGACGAGCATGCGGGCATCGCCAAGTTCAAGGAGGACCCGGCCGTCGAGGTGTTTCTGctccacgcccgcgcccactcGTCCGGGCTCAACCTCGTCAACGCCTCGCACGTGTTCCTCTGCGAGCCGCTCCTCAACACggccctcgagctgcagGCCATTGCCCGCGTCGACCgcatcggccagcagcacgagaCGACCGTCTGGCTCTACCTCGTGTccggcaccgtcgaggaGAGCATCCACAACCTCTCGGTCCGGCGTCGTATGGAGCACATGGGcggggggcgccgccgccaccactaccaccaccaccaccaggacCATCgtcccgacgacgccaacgacagGGAAAAGGAACGAGAGGCCACGcccgagcagctccagctcctcgacgcgagcatcgaggccgccaacacgctcgagctcgagcacgccgcgcTGTCCAGGCTCATGAGCAAGGACcgctccgccggcgaggtggtcGACAAGGGCGACCTGTGGGAGTGCCTGTTTGGGCGGCCGCGACAacacgtcgccgcggcgacggggagcgAGGGCGTGACCGAGgccaacagcggcagcggcggcgacggcggccgtcctATTGCAGATCCGAGGCTTCGAGACAAGGCCGTCATGGGCTACCTAGCAGGCGAagcggccgagcagcggAGGACCTGA
- a CDS encoding uncharacterized protein (EggNog:ENOG503P7DK~SECRETED:SignalP(1-22~SECRETED:cutsite=AQA-DA~SECRETED:prob=0.4897)~TransMembrane:1 (n2-13c20/21o177-195i)~COG:G) produces MLFSSSLLALLAVQVWGVVAQADADAAADAGKTYSTPPELSADVKTTFPDADILGVRLINGRPTRALVEVTNKEDGPINVAFMTGVLATTQELPADAPAYQGIVRNLTAVQYNLPIEAGETKSIPYSFALDMQPQDVRLSLVAVITNAKGNLFQIAAHDGTAAIVEAPTSFFDPQIIFLYLVLSGAFAGTLYFVYKTWIEALFPQAKRTKPARKSKKAVDADAALSGPDTAAAASATGVSKSYDESWIPDHHINRPVAKRVKSTASQKKKGAE; encoded by the exons ATGCTCTTCTCGTCGTCTCTCCTTGCCTTGCTGGCTGTCCAGGtctggggcgtcgtcgcccag gccgatgccgacgccgctgccgacgcggGCAAGACGTACTCGACGCCCCCGGAGCTCTCCGCCGACGTCAAGACGACGttccccgacgccgacatcctCGGCGTGCGGCTCATCAATGGGCGCCCgacgcgcgccctcgtcgaggtgaCCAACAAGGAGGACGGCCCCATCAACGTGGCCTTCATGACGGGCGTCCTGGCCACCACCCAGGAgctccccgccgacgcccccgccTACCAGGGCATCGTCCGCAACCTCACGGCCGTCCAGTACAACCTCcccatcgaggccggcgagacAAAGTCCATCCCCTACTCCTTCGCCCTCGACATGCAGCCCCAAGACGTCCGCCTctctctcgtcgccgtcatcaccaacgcCAAGGGCAACTTGTTCCAGATTGCTGCccacgacggcaccgccgccattgtcgaGGCTCCCACCAGCTTCTTCGATCCCCAGAT CATCTTCCTCTACCTCGTCCTCTCGGGCGCCTTCGCCGGGACGCTCTACTTTGTCTACAAGACCTGGATCGAGGCCCTCTTCCCTCAGGCCAAGCGCACCAAGCCCGCCCGCAAGAGCAagaaggccgtcgacgccgacgccgccctctctGGCCCCgataccgccgccgccgcttccgccACCGGCGTCAGCAAGTCCTACGACGAGAGCTGGATCCCCGACCACCACATCAACCGCCCCGTGGCCAAGCGCGTCAAGTCGACTGCCagccagaagaagaagggcgccGAGTAA
- the FYV4 gene encoding telomere length regulation protein (COG:S~EggNog:ENOG503P28V) gives MRAPTLRPYLRLFAPSIHLPAAASQTRCLHKTRPPPSIPQPRPFVPDVETFLTLIGRGLSKHASKFPSWESLFSLTSPQLKELGIEPPRNRRYLLQWMQRYRKGALGPGGDFQFVKDGEALLKVATPPAAVISDARYVVNVPHQAEEEAEQKQQQPETLPRPIGYTVHGLRSIAGPYATPLPGQAGAVVKVTEGMWEQRRGRKVDGGERRQAEVRFKKRSAERRAAREAEMLAKM, from the coding sequence ATGAGAGCACCCACGCTCAGGCCATACCTGCGCCTCTTCGCGCCGAGCATCCACCttccggccgccgccagtcaGACGAGATGCCTTCACAAGAcccggccgccaccgtcaaTTCCCCAACCGCGGCCGTTTGTCCCCGATGTTGAGACCTTCCTGACGCTCATCGGCCGGGGCCTCAGCAAGCACGCCTCCAAGTTCCCCTCGTGGGAGTCGCTCTTCTCCCTCACATCGccgcagctcaaggagctTGGCATCGAGCCCCCGCGGAACCGGCGATACCTTTTGCAGTGGATGCAGCGATACCGCAAGGGCGCGCtgggccccggcggcgacttccAGTtcgtcaaggacggcgaagcgctgctcaaggtggccacgccgccggccgcggtcATCAGCGACGCCCGATACGTGGTGAACGTGCCGCAccaggcggaggaggaggcggaacagaagcagcagcagccggagacgctgccgcggccgatCGGGTACACGGTGCACGGTCTGCGGTCAATAGCGGGGCCGTATGCGACGCCGCTCCCGGGTCAGGCCGGGGCGGTGGTCAAGGTGACGGAGGGCATGTGGGAGCAACGCCGGGGACGTAAGGTTGACGGCGGTGAGAggcggcaggccgaggtGCGGTTCAAGAAGCGCTCTGCCgagcgcagggcggcgcgcgaggccgagatgcTGGCCAAGATGTAG